The region cgtgctcagtcaaaaaagttcacataaattgaaacggagggagtatttgttaTTGATTGTTCAAAAGCTTCTTTAATTACAAGCATTTGCTCAATAAGTCAGTAAATCTTCAAGCATGTTTCTATTGAGGGTGATCTATATAATTAAAGGAGCTGATACGTCTTAAGTGATTAACTTATCTATGTAATAAGCATTTGAGAACACAcgcaattttctttttcaaaatttggtaagaaagaGTCGATAGGAGTGACTTTATCGTAtgtatttaattaaaataaacttttctttttgaaatgtAATTAATGAAATTTGCTGACAAATTTAAGGATCGTCAATAAGTTAAGCCAAAATAAATTGATAGTGTAAAATAGGTGCTTTGGTACTTGCTTCAGGTGATACTTCAACACTATTTGTTATTGATTGTTCAAAAGCTTCATTAATTATACGCATTTGTCTTAATAAGCTATAAAACTTCAAGCATGTTTCTATTGAGGCTAAtttgtataattaaaaaaattgacacatTTTAAGTGATTAATTTATTTACATAACAAGCATTCGAGAACAcgagcaattttttttttttttttttaattttgaaccGAAAGTGTATCCAATAATAATACTTTATCGCATATTCACGTCTTCAATGAAGTAACCCCAAATTTGaatgtcttatgattttttttttttaaatttttaattttaagtttAAGGGACCTCAACGTATTgagccaaaagaaaaagttgtagAGTAATTATAcatagagaattttttttttctaataaagtACAATGGAAATATGACaagaaaaagcaaaaagtgACAAAATGGTATAAAATATGTGCTTAGGGGTtaagtcttctcttcttttattggtgaaaaaaaaagttaagagtTGAGTAGGACACCAGCCAAAAATtgcaaacacacacacacactcttcATCATTGCCTATACACTTCAAAAAAACACCAtcaaaattccattttttttcaatCCGCCATGTGATTCTTCAACAACCATTTGTTATTTGATTGTTCAGAACCTTTTTCTTGATCATCAATGGCTGAAACTAATTCCCAAAACTACCCTTCTATCCCTTCAAATTACATCTCCATAGCCCAACTCCAAGAAAGATGgctaaaagagaaagaaaagaagcaacaagaaaaagaaaaacaagaaaaggaaaatcaagaaaagaaacaatTGAAAACCCCatttcatcaaaatcatcaaaGACATCAAAATCATCAAAGACATCAAAATCATAGTATAAAAAGTTGGCGTGAGGTGGGTTTGATTTCTAAAGAACCCAAGTTAAAGGAAGTGGAAATCACTAGTAGAGTGGTTAAAGAAGgtgaaaaaaacaagaaaaagggcTATTTTGTAAATAGGAAACCTAGGTTTGAAAGAGATGGAAAAGAAGATATGGCTAACGTTTCAACTTTAGATGTGGCAGAGAAAGAAATCATGACTATGGTGAGTGTGGAAAACAGTGAAAAAGAATTATCTAAGGGGAAATGTAAGTGGAATAGTGAGAATAAGGAGGATCAAGAAGTGGCTTATGTATGCAGGGTGGAGGTGGTAGGAGAAAGCAGTGTAGGTAGGGAAATCGCGGGGCAGAAATGTAAAGTTGGGTTTAAGGGAATGAAGAATAGCAATGTGGAGCAATCACGAAAAGAACGTAGTGCAGAAGAGGACGAGGTTTTAGTTGATGTGAAAGAAAGAACTAATGAGAAGGAGAGAATGGGAGGTGCATTTCGTGACGAGGTTTTAGTTGATGTGAAAGCAAGAACTAATGAGAAGGAGAGAATGGGAGGTGCATTTAGTGACGAGGTTTTAGTTGATGTGAAAGAAAGAACTAATGAGAAGGAGAGAATGAGAGGTGCATTTCGTGCATACGGAGATAAGGAGGTCGAGGTTGTAGGAGAAAGCAATGGAGGTAGGGAAATCGGAGGAGAGAAATGTAGAGTTGGGTTTAAGGGAAAGAAAAATGGCGGGAGAAAGTGGGGTGATAGGGTTGAAGAAGAAAGCGATAAGGTAGACAGTGCGGAACTATCAGGAAAAGAACGTATTGTAGAGAAGGAGGAGGTTTTGGTTGATGTGAAAAGAAGAACTAATGGGAAGGCGAGAATGAGAGGCGGATTTCGTGCATACGGTTATAAGGAGGTCAAAGAAGTGGCTACTGTTTGTAAAATGGAGGTGGTAGAAGAAAACAATGTAGATAGGGAAATTGCAGGGCAGAAATGTCGAGTTGGGTTTAGGGGAAAGAAGAATAGCGTGAGAAAGATGGGTGATAGGGTTGGAGAAGCGAGCGATATAGCAGATAGTTTGGAGCAATCAGGACAAGAAAATAATGCAGAGAAGGAGGAGGTTTCAGTTGGTGTGAAAGAAAAAACTAACGAGAAGGCGAGAATAAGAGGTGCATTTCGTGCATATGGAGATAAGGAGGTCGAGGCTATAGGAGAAAGCAATGTAGATAGGGAACTCGGAGGGAAGAGATTTAAAGTTGGGTTTAGGGAGAAGAAAAATGGCGGGAGAATGATGGTTGATAGGGTTGGAGAAGTAGACACTGTGGAG is a window of Lycium ferocissimum isolate CSIRO_LF1 chromosome 12, AGI_CSIRO_Lferr_CH_V1, whole genome shotgun sequence DNA encoding:
- the LOC132041027 gene encoding uncharacterized protein LOC132041027 isoform X2, which produces MAETNSQNYPSIPSNYISIAQLQERWLKEKEKKQQEKEKQEKENQEKKQLKTPFHQNHQRHQNHQRHQNHSIKSWREVGLISKEPKLKEVEITSRVVKEGEKNKKKGYFVNRKPRFERDGKEDMANVSTLDVAEKEIMTMVSVENSEKELSKGKCKWNSENKEDQEVAYVCRVEVVGESSVGREIAGQKCKVGFKGMKNSNVEQSRKERSAEEDEVLVDVKERTNEKERMGGAFRDEVLVDVKERTNEKERMRGAFRAYGDKEVEVVGESNGGREIGGEKCRVGFKGKKNGGRKWGDRVEEESDKVDSAELSGKERIVEKEEVLVDVKRRTNGKARMRGGFRAYGYKEVKEVATVCKMEVVEENNVDREIAGQKCRVGFRGKKNSVRKMGDRVGEASDIADSLEQSGQENNAEKEEVSVGVKEKTNEKARIRGAFRAYGDKEVEAIGESNVDRELGGKRFKVGFREKKNGGRMMVDRVGEVDTVEQSGQKHSTEKEKVLVDVKERTNEKTRMRGAFCACGDKEVEEVPTICTVEVVEENKVDRGIAGQKCRVGFRRIKNSGRKMGDRVGEVSDKVDGVEQSGQEHNAEKEEVSVDMKERTNEKVRMRGAFRAYGDKGVEEVAMVCTMEVVGENEVDRENGGQKCRVGFKDKKSSWRKVDDKVGEVSDKIESLEQSGKQHNAEKDVPLIDSEAGLKMKIERDLGDLSLIDKSYGQWRSHVSAYGDKWRYGTSKRYEQRRTLKQKDNSFVWVKKGESSNG
- the LOC132041027 gene encoding uncharacterized protein LOC132041027 isoform X1; translation: MAETNSQNYPSIPSNYISIAQLQERWLKEKEKKQQEKEKQEKENQEKKQLKTPFHQNHQRHQNHQRHQNHSIKSWREVGLISKEPKLKEVEITSRVVKEGEKNKKKGYFVNRKPRFERDGKEDMANVSTLDVAEKEIMTMVSVENSEKELSKGKCKWNSENKEDQEVAYVCRVEVVGESSVGREIAGQKCKVGFKGMKNSNVEQSRKERSAEEDEVLVDVKERTNEKERMGGAFRDEVLVDVKARTNEKERMGGAFSDEVLVDVKERTNEKERMRGAFRAYGDKEVEVVGESNGGREIGGEKCRVGFKGKKNGGRKWGDRVEEESDKVDSAELSGKERIVEKEEVLVDVKRRTNGKARMRGGFRAYGYKEVKEVATVCKMEVVEENNVDREIAGQKCRVGFRGKKNSVRKMGDRVGEASDIADSLEQSGQENNAEKEEVSVGVKEKTNEKARIRGAFRAYGDKEVEAIGESNVDRELGGKRFKVGFREKKNGGRMMVDRVGEVDTVEQSGQKHSTEKEKVLVDVKERTNEKTRMRGAFCACGDKEVEEVPTICTVEVVEENKVDRGIAGQKCRVGFRRIKNSGRKMGDRVGEVSDKVDGVEQSGQEHNAEKEEVSVDMKERTNEKVRMRGAFRAYGDKGVEEVAMVCTMEVVGENEVDRENGGQKCRVGFKDKKSSWRKVDDKVGEVSDKIESLEQSGKQHNAEKDVPLIDSEAGLKMKIERDLGDLSLIDKSYGQWRSHVSAYGDKWRYGTSKRYEQRRTLKQKDNSFVWVKKGESSNG